A genomic stretch from Mya arenaria isolate MELC-2E11 chromosome 10, ASM2691426v1 includes:
- the LOC128207014 gene encoding uncharacterized protein LOC128207014, which yields MDRIVQHTLPPEAYPRYKQTCQHVQRLNRKSQRLITKCGVRDDTNVLGFGNVVINVICKDQSDLVDVRTLPYKHVDSSRIQSKTLKVEEFTTLDCSSFRESLKISTIFVADFKTFKANDIPSFFGRLVILISESPVENEHRMKADDVHIWISTKEQLSQNICNMLEMYALRHIRERTNILLTMTGECNKQPYYTALQRCLSGQTNAMDIPIINPSTVRGYHPSDRTRRQYSRDSTGEDYLTVSKEEHIRLVDENKQSIRDLHGEIIAMYGRSNLPDNEKPKPRDIDQKVDKCIADAILQEVAGIQGLGYRFGTLNFYANSNILNEEEKQKLLLDINASLSRLNIDVDSYVLRVGTHYESFSSNCKVGSKVFAIEGSFGTLGGFAEKTREGTTNMCVLTANHVVSNAENNVLKMIRPQGNLTLGEILPHQDSLQFSNPIDICATKVNTQLLKICETKQKNSDGNESESQVFDFATERISALTGELVYIWGATSSPGKGKIAMPEYFERHRRHLVGIEDEDSSDEEANAASDKTTFATKGDSGAIICKDDIDSVHNKVVAISMLIGEETNTHKQTVTLKESKTFQRQVSKSSTGSQSSVSSEFQAENQVPRVDSTTTGKRVYLSFQLQAGLQQLNQVHESEFKLC from the exons ATGGATAGAATTGTGCAACACACTTTACCCCCTGAGGCATACCCGAGGTACAAGCAGACATGTCAACACGTACAACGTCTCAACCGAAAAAGCCAAAGACTCATTACAAAATGTGGGGTTCGAGATGACACGAATGTTTTGGGATTTGGAAATGTCGTCATAAACGTGATATGTAAAGATCAAAGTGACCTCGTTGACGTCAGAACATTACCATATAAACATGTCGATTCCAGTAGGATTCAAAGTAAAACGTTAAAGGTTGAAGAGTTTACAACACTCGATTGTTCCAGCTTTAGAGAGAGTCTCAAGATATCTACCATTTTCGTGgcagattttaaaacattcaaggCTAATGACATTCCAAGCTTTTTTGGGCGCTTAGTCATACTCATATCAGAAAGCCCTGTAGAGAATGAGCATCGAATGAAGGCAGATGACGTTCATATTTGGATCTCGACCAAAGAACAGCTTTCCCAAAATATCTGTAACATGCTTGAAATGTACGCACTTAGACATATCCGAGAGAGAACAAACATTCTTTTAACAATGACCGGGGAATGTAATAAGCAGCCGTACTACACTGCCTTACAAAGGTGTTTAAGCGGGCAAACAAATGCTATGGATATTCCTATTATCAATCCTTCGACTGTGAGAGGTTACCACCCTTCCGACCGAACCCGCAGGCAAT ACAGCCGCGATTCGACTGGTGAGGATTATCTGACTGTTTCCAAGGAGGAGCATATCCGACTTGTTGACGAAAACAAGCAGTCAATTCGAGATTTACATGGTGAAATCATAGCTATGTATGGACGAAGTAACCTACCCGATAACGAAAAGCCCAAACCACGAGATATCGACCAAAAAGTCGACAAATGC ATCGCTGATGCTATCCTACAGGAAGTTGCAGGCATTCAAGGTTTAGGCTACCGATTTGGGACCCTAAATTTCTATGCAAACAGTAACATTTTGAACGAAGAAGAAAAGCAAAAACTTCTTCTTGATATCAATGCAAGCTTATCAAGGTTAAATATTGATGTCGACAGTTACGTTTTAAGGGTTGGGACACATTATGAAAGCTTTTCATCAAACTGCAAAGTAGGTAGCAAGGTGTTTGCAATAGAAGGCAGCTTTGGTACGCTTGGTGGGTTTGCTGAAAAAACTAGAGAGGGTACTACAAATATGTGCGTTTTAACCGCAAACCATGTCGTTTCTAATGCAGagaacaatgttttgaaaatgatcaGACCGCAAGGAAATTTAACCTTAGGAGAAATATTGCCTCACCAGGATAGCCTGCAATTTTCTAATCCCATTGACATATGTGCAACAAAAGTAAATACTCAACTGTTGAAAATATGTGAGACAAAACAGAAAAATTCGGATGGGAATGAAAGCGAGAGTCAAGTTTTTGACTTTGCAACTGAACGAATAAGTGCACTTACAGGCGAACTTGTGTATATCTGGGGCGCCACGTCGTCGCCTGGAAAAGGGAAAATAGCAATGCCCGAATATTTTGAAAGACATAGAAGACATCTAGTGGGAATTGAGGACGAAGACTCATCTGACGAGGAGGCAAATGCTGCGAGTgacaaaacaacatttgcaacaaaagGCGATAGCGGCGCCATCATCTGTAAAGACGATATAGATTCAGTTCATAACAAAGTTGTGGCAATTTCTATGCTGATAGGAGAAGAAAcgaacacacacaaacaaactgTAACGCTGAAAGAAAGTAAAACATTCCAGCGACAGGTGTCTAAGAGTTCCACTGGAAGTCAATCAAGTGTATCATCTGAATTTCAAGCCGAGAATCAAGTCCCTAGGGTTGATTCAACAACGACAGGTAAAAGAGTATATCTGTCATTCCAACTCCAAGCAGGCCTTCAGCAACTTAATCAAGTTCATGAGAGCGAATTCAAGTTATGTTAA
- the LOC128207015 gene encoding uncharacterized protein LOC128207015, whose translation METITRTTIPASAYPRYRYAGKYVKPFIKRCQKLLQKCGIRDDFSLPKFESVILNIQAPQDTILIHNEQLVVTKPAISQVSKEYLTVAEYVEEVLASSSDTSVKDPVIFIASHTSARREGNIPGHYRKFIVLISEEETPQQFSCADNEYICVTSRAKFSDTISCLLERIVFRFLEERLNVLNVFRNIGHDVELEAASSWSKQKYISALYNAASDLGRFLNPEKSPIEDVPVSAKSFYKRRSSNKLELGELQKNHFNCGRPDMSEEEVFTTHVELARANLQKIRETISEGVSMYGRSKVPDLERPQVGTKPRQVTDEMARAVFDNVHNAVGCGYRLGSFNIFVKETEIEQYSEETIQDIRSVLKPYGITDFILRSDPKEVMMFSGCKVGSAISAMGVGTLGGFARKGNETCALIAKHVAGEVTHLSLIDERNNDEIVIGTILTPSVDTPLVDLPVDIAAATLNNVTTDTLFKNSDKEPMQSRLFDFISGDIDFLEGLHVYIWGAKTNPGSGKITMAEFIRNTFTKCIAIEDLDPDEVDGDENPQHFAKEGDSGSIVCADDMDGQCVHVISMLMGLKLNRATEKSIPRQYMSFYLQQGLTQLQHEHGEPFQLC comes from the exons ATGGAGACAATAACAAGGACAACCATACCGGCCAGCGCCTACCCACGGTACAGATACGCAGGGAAGTACGTCAAACCGTTTATCAAAAGATGTCAGAAACTACTACAAAAATGTGGAATTAGGGATGACTTTAGTCTTCCTAAATTTGAAAGTGTTATACTAAATATACAGGCTCCACAAGATACAATTCTGATCCACAATGAGCAGTTAGTGGTTACAAAACCAGCAATAAGTCAAGTCAGCAAGGAGTACCTTACAGTTGCCGAGTATGTAGAGGAGGTTCTAGCGTCATCCTCAGATACGAGCGTTAAGGACCCGGTAATTTTCATTGCCAGTCATACCAGCGCGAGGCGAGAGGGAAACATCCCCGGTCATTACCGGAAGTTCATCGTTCTGATTTCAGAAGAAGAAACCCCACAGCAGTTTTCATGCGCAGATAATGAGTACATTTGCGTGACATCTCGAGCAAAGTTTTCCGATACTATTTCTTGTCTTCTTGAGCGAATAGTTTTCAGATTTTTGGAAGAAAGGTTGAATGTGCTCAATGTGTTTCGAAACATCGGACATGATGTTGAATTAGAAGCAGCATCCAGTtggtcaaaacaaaaatacatttctgCATTGTACAACGCAGCTTCAGACCTTGGGAGATTTCTGAATCCTGAAAAAAGCCCCATAGAAGATGTTCCAGTGTCAGCCAAAAGTTTTTACAAACGAAGGAGCTCGAACAAACTTGAACTGGGTGAGCTGCAAAAGAACCATTTTAACTGCg GTCGGCCAGATATGTCAGAAGAAGAGGTTTTTACAACACATGTAGAACTAGCACGTGCAAACCTACAGAAGATCAGAGAGACGATATCGGAGGGGGTATCTATGTACGGAAGAAGCAAGGTCCCTGATTTGGAACGACCCCAGGTCGGCACGAAGCCACGACAGGTGACCGATGAG ATGGCGAGGGCTGTGTTCGACAATGTTCATAATGCAGTTGGATGCGGATACCGCCTGGGGTCATTCAACATCTTCGTTAAAGAAACGGAAATTGAACAATATTCAGAAGAAACGATCCAAGATATTCGTTCTGTCCTCAAACCCTACGGAATCACTGACTTTATCTTGAGAAGCGATCCGAAGGAAGTTATGATGTTTTCTGGTTGCAAAGTTGGAAGTGCAATATCCGCAATGGGCGTTGGGACGCTAGGCGGATTTGCCCGGAAAGGTAACGAAACTTGTGCTCTTATTGCTAAACATGTTGCCGGAGAAGTCACTCACTTGTCCTTGATtgatgaaagaaataatgatgaaatagtAATTGGAACAATACTCACCCCAAGCGTAGACACTCCTCTGGTCGATTTACCTGTTGATATTGCAGCAGCAACTTTGAACAACGTTACAACAGACACGCTGTTTAAGAATTCCGACAAAGAACCAATGCAAAGTAGACTGTTTGATTTTATCAGTGGAGACATTGACTTCCTAGAAGGGTTGCATGTTTACATATGGGGTGCGAAGACTAATCCAGGATCAGGAAAAATAACAATGGCAGAATTCATTAGAAATACCTTCACAAAGTGTATCGCTATTGAAGATTTAGATCCAGATGAGGTTGATGGCGATGAAAATCCACAACATTTTGCAAAAGAAGGTGACAGTGGTTCTATTGTGTGCGCTGATGACATGGACGGCCAATGTGTGCATGTGATTTCAATGTTAATGGGTCTGAAGCTAAATCGTGCAACAGAGAAAAGTATCCCAAGACAATACATGTCCTTCTATTTGCAACAAGGTCTGACACAATTACAACATGAACATGGAGAACCATTTCaactatgttaa